A single region of the Vibrio cyclitrophicus genome encodes:
- a CDS encoding MATE family efflux transporter: MSNSIRRQFWRYTIPTVAAMLVNGLYQVVDGIFIGRYVGADGLAGINVAWPVIGSILGIGMLVGVGTGALVSIRQGEKDTQGAKQILATGLTLLLAITPIVSALLFLFADNFLLWQGAEGRVYELGLQYLHILIGASVFTLGSIAMPFLLRNDDSPNLATILMIVGAVINIVLDYLFIALYGWELMGAALATAIAQFVVTALGLAYFFSRRANLRLRWNELRLKLDVIPQIFAIGTSSFFMYAYGSMMVALHNALFSQYGDQLMIGAYAILGYIVTVYYLTAEGIANGMQPLVSYNHGARNQANIRKLLKIAMMSSVLIGVAFVLLLNAFPREFVSVFNSDEPQLVEYTVLGIRLHMFALALDGFLVVAGAYYQAVNKGSKAMFVTIGNMLIQLPFLYIMPKLYGVPGIWIAYPLSNIALSVVVMVMLYKDLKKLDASPMETATA; this comes from the coding sequence ATGAGTAACTCAATTCGTCGCCAGTTTTGGCGATACACAATCCCTACCGTGGCGGCCATGTTGGTTAATGGGCTGTACCAAGTGGTGGATGGCATCTTCATTGGCCGATATGTGGGGGCTGATGGACTTGCAGGTATCAATGTTGCGTGGCCTGTGATTGGTTCGATTCTCGGTATTGGTATGTTGGTGGGTGTGGGTACAGGTGCGCTTGTCTCAATTCGTCAAGGTGAAAAAGATACTCAAGGCGCTAAGCAGATCTTAGCAACGGGGTTAACCTTGTTGTTAGCGATAACTCCTATTGTCTCTGCATTGCTGTTTTTGTTTGCTGATAACTTCTTGCTTTGGCAAGGCGCTGAAGGGCGAGTATATGAACTTGGCCTGCAGTACTTACACATTCTGATTGGTGCCAGTGTCTTCACGTTAGGTTCGATCGCGATGCCGTTTTTACTGCGTAACGATGATAGCCCTAATCTAGCGACGATATTGATGATCGTTGGTGCGGTAATTAACATCGTACTCGATTACCTGTTTATCGCTCTCTATGGCTGGGAGTTGATGGGCGCAGCATTAGCAACAGCAATTGCCCAATTTGTGGTAACGGCTCTCGGCTTGGCTTACTTCTTCTCACGTCGAGCAAACCTACGTTTACGTTGGAATGAGTTGAGATTGAAGCTGGATGTGATTCCACAAATCTTCGCCATTGGTACATCAAGCTTCTTTATGTACGCTTATGGGTCGATGATGGTGGCGCTGCACAATGCGTTGTTCTCTCAATATGGCGACCAGTTGATGATTGGCGCGTACGCGATTTTGGGCTACATCGTGACGGTGTACTACCTCACGGCTGAAGGTATCGCCAACGGCATGCAACCATTGGTGAGCTACAACCATGGTGCGCGTAACCAAGCGAACATCCGTAAGTTACTTAAGATAGCGATGATGAGTTCGGTATTGATTGGTGTGGCGTTCGTGCTGCTTCTGAACGCGTTCCCACGTGAGTTTGTGTCAGTATTTAACTCAGACGAACCTCAGCTAGTTGAGTACACCGTGTTGGGTATTCGACTTCACATGTTTGCACTGGCGCTGGATGGCTTCTTAGTAGTTGCAGGTGCTTACTATCAGGCAGTGAACAAGGGCAGCAAGGCGATGTTTGTGACGATAGGTAACATGCTTATCCAGCTGCCGTTTTTATACATTATGCCTAAGTTGTATGGTGTGCCGGGGATCTGGATTGCGTACCCATTGTCTAACATTGCGCTAAGTGTGGTGGTGATGGTGATGCTCTACAAAGACCTAAAGAAGCTCGATGCCTCACCGATGGAGACAGCGACGGCATAG
- a CDS encoding MarR family transcriptional regulator: MLNQNLEKIERFASKIWRTQVNEDPICQLSFNEYDYLKVIQASPEPIRLTDLAVEMQVTKPSATTMVQRLERKGLVERKASLEDARSKLVVLTSKAEVGLEEESKIYQVMAQILESRLSEQESQQLNLLLNKALK; the protein is encoded by the coding sequence ATGCTGAACCAGAATTTAGAAAAGATTGAGCGCTTCGCCTCCAAGATATGGCGCACTCAGGTAAATGAAGATCCTATTTGCCAATTGAGCTTCAATGAGTATGACTATTTGAAGGTCATTCAAGCCTCTCCTGAACCGATCCGATTGACTGATCTTGCGGTTGAGATGCAGGTGACCAAGCCTTCAGCAACCACTATGGTTCAAAGGTTAGAGAGAAAGGGACTTGTTGAGCGTAAAGCTTCGCTCGAAGATGCGAGGTCTAAGTTGGTCGTACTGACCAGCAAAGCTGAAGTTGGCTTGGAAGAAGAAAGTAAGATCTATCAGGTCATGGCACAGATACTGGAAAGTCGTTTGTCTGAGCAAGAATCTCAGCAGCTAAACCTATTATTAAATAAAGCTTTGAAGTAA